The following are encoded together in the Carassius auratus strain Wakin chromosome 34, ASM336829v1, whole genome shotgun sequence genome:
- the LOC113053047 gene encoding 1-phosphatidylinositol 4,5-bisphosphate phosphodiesterase delta-4-like produces the protein MSVHQTSEKVKYWKMESPQTCCEQGHQNLEAMKAGMFLRKVKSRTWKRPRHYKLQEDCKTVAYKSSWAIKSYSTFSISDVEAVREGHQSEALLNVADEFPADRCFTLVFRGRRGNLDLVADSAKEAQAWIRGIRALMDNMENMDESTKLDQWISDWFLKADLNKDGRINFKEAKKLLKMMNVNMNEEHACCLFMTADKSESGTLEGQEFVEFYKMLTERTEVLDLFHYHSSDGQSLSQCDLEEFLREEQLEREGSHEHALQLIDRYEPSDTARKNHSMSVDGFLMYLMSREGCIFNPERQSLFQDMSQPLAHYYISSSHNTYLMEDQLKGPSSVEAYIQTLKRGCRCVEVDCWNGSNGEPVVYHGHTLTSKILLKDVITTIANYAFKASEYPLIVSIENHCSVEQQEVMARYFRDILGDMLLTNTVEGVSSELPSPEALKRKILLKGKKIGMESESPTGEVSDEDEAAEMNKDSLASESPSTDGKKSKHNLCKELSDLMFCKSVHFHSFEHSRMSANPHEMSSFSESKARKYSKEAGSDFVLHNTRQLTRVYPSGMRTDSSNYCPVDMWNMGCQIVALNFQTAGMEMDLNDGLFTQNGCSGYILKPEILRKKERLFDPENPEEHEDHHPLLFSVKVISGQQLPKVKQKDWSIVDPLVRVEIHGVPLDQAKQETKYIDNNGFNPRWNESLQFTIHTPELALVRFVVEDYDTTSRNDFIGQYTLPFTCIQPGYRHVHLLSKDGTSIHPSSIYVHIKITQL, from the exons ATGTCAGTTCATCAGACGTCCG AAAAGGTGAAATATTGGAAAATGGAGTCACCTCAAACATGCT GTGAACAGGGTCATCAAAACCTTGAAGCCATGAAGGCAGGCATGTTTCTGCGCAAGGTGAAGTCTCGTACGTGGAAGCGTCCGAGGCACTACAAACTCCAGGAAGACTGCAAGACTGTCGCATATAAATCTAGCTGGGCAATAAAATCTTATTCTACCT tCTCCATCAGTGATGTGGAGGCTGTTCGTGAGGGACATCAGTCCGAAGCGCTCCTCAATGTGGCAGATGAGTTTCCTGCTGACCGCTGTTTCACTCTGGTGTTTCGCGGCCGTAGGGGAAACCTGGACCTGGTGGCTGATTCAGCGAAGGAAGCTCAGGCCTGGATTCGGGGCATCAGAGCCCTAATGGACAACATGGAGAACATGGATGAGAGCACCAAACTTGACCA ATGGATCTCAGACTGGTTTTTGAAAGCAGATCTAAACAAGGATGGCAGAATAAATTTTAAGGAGGcaaaaaaattactgaaaatgaTGAACGTGAACATGAATGAAGAACATGCATGCTGTCTTTTTATG ACGGCAGACAAGTCTGAGTCAGGAACCCTGGAGGGCCAGGAGTTTGTGGAGTTCTACAAAATGCTTACAGAGAGAACAGAGGTGCTGGACTTATTCCATTACCATTCCAGTGATGGACAGAGTCTGTCCCAGTGTGATCTGGAGGAGTTCCTGAGAGAGGAGCAGCTAGAGCGGGAGGGTAGTCATGAACATGCCCTTCAGCTGATTGATCGCTATGAGCCTTCAGACACAG CCAGAAAGAATCACTCGATGTCAGTCGATGGGTTCTTAATGTACCTGATGTCTCGTGAGGGATGCATCTTCAATCCAGAACGGCAGAGCCTTTTTCAGGACATGAGCCAACCGTTGGCCCACTATTACATCTCCTCATCACACAACACTTATCTGATGGAAGACCAGCTAAAAGGACCAAGCAGTGTAGAGGCCTACATCCA GACACTGAAACGAGGCTGCAGGTGTGTAGAGGTGGACTGCTGGAATGGATCGAACGGAGAGCCGGTGGTTTATCATGGACACACACTGACATCGAAGATTCTCCTCAAAGATGTGATTACTACAATTGCAAATTATGCCTTCAAG GCATCTGAGTATCCACTCATCGTGTCCATTGAAAACCACTGCAGCGTAGAGCAACAGGAAGTCATGGCTCGATATTTCAGAGACATTCTGGGTGATATGCTACTGACGAACACAGTAGAGGGAGTCTCCAGCGAACTGCCATCCCCAGAG GCACTAAAGAGGAAAATCTTGTTGAAAGGAAAGAAGATTGGAATGGAGTCCGAGAGCCCCACAGGTGAAGTCAGCGATGAGGACGAGGCAGCAGAAATGAATAAGGACAGTCTGGCTTCAGAGAGTCCTTCAACAGATGGCAAG AAATCGAAGCATAATCTATGCAAGGAGCTCTCAGACCTAATGTTCTGTAAGAGCGTACATTTCCACAGCTTTGAGCATTCCCGCATGTCTGCTAATCCTCATGAGATGTCATCATTCTCCGAGTCTAAAGCCCGTAAATATTCAAAGGAAGCAG GTTCAGATTTTGTGCTTCATAACACCAGGCAGCTGACAAGAGTGTATCCAAGTGGAATGAGAACGGATTCATCAAATTACTGTCCAGTAGACATGTGGAACATGGGATGCCAGATTG TGGCATTAAACTTCCAGACAGCAGGGATGGAAATGGATCTAAATGATGGGTTGTTTACTCAGAATGGATGCAGTGGCTACATCCTAAAACCCGAGATCCTTCGCAAAAAGGAGAGACTCTTTGATCCTGAAAATCCTGAGGAACATGAAGATCACCACCCTCTACTGTTCTCTGTTAAG gtCATTAGTGGACAACAGCTTCCTAAAGTAAAGCAAAAAGATTGGTCCATCGTAGACCCCCTGGTAAGGGTAGAAATTCATGGCGTACCTTTGGATCAAGCTAAACAGGAGACTAAATACATTGACAACAATG GATTCAACCCTCGCTGGAACGAAAGCTTACAGTTCACAATCCACACTCCTGAGCTTGCACTGGTGCGTTTTGTAGTTGAAGACTATGATACAACATCAAGGAATGACTTCATAGGGCAATACACCCTACCTTTTACCTGCATTCAACCAG GATATCGTCATGTGCATCTCTTGTCCAAAGACGGAACGAGTATCCATCCATCCTCCATCTACGTTCATATAAAAATCACACAGCTGTAA